The following coding sequences lie in one Saccharopolyspora hordei genomic window:
- a CDS encoding AAA family ATPase yields the protein MAAHPPPTVRVGRRSLVVLAGLPGAGKSTALGKIRADAGISTLDSEQVRACLRALLPARLPYRCYRPLVHLAHRTRIAWWCLTASGPVVAHEPATRATTRALLVAFGWVSGRRCVLVWLHADPRDALAGQHQRGRLIRSGSFRRHVQRAERMRLRLRGGATPRGWQQVHLLTRDEVASGIRLDVRG from the coding sequence GTGGCCGCACACCCCCCGCCGACCGTGCGCGTCGGCCGACGGTCCCTCGTCGTCCTCGCCGGGCTCCCCGGCGCGGGGAAGAGCACCGCGCTCGGCAAGATCCGCGCGGACGCCGGCATCTCGACGTTGGACTCCGAGCAGGTCCGCGCGTGCCTGCGCGCGCTGCTGCCCGCGCGCCTGCCCTACCGCTGCTACCGGCCGCTGGTGCACCTGGCGCACCGGACCCGCATCGCGTGGTGGTGCCTGACCGCCTCCGGCCCGGTCGTCGCGCACGAGCCCGCCACCCGCGCCACCACCCGCGCCCTGCTGGTGGCGTTCGGCTGGGTGAGCGGACGCCGGTGCGTGCTCGTGTGGCTGCACGCCGACCCGCGCGACGCCCTGGCCGGGCAGCACCAGCGAGGCCGGCTCATCCGCAGCGGGTCGTTCCGGCGGCACGTGCAGCGGGCGGAGCGGATGCGCCTGCGGCTGCGCGGCGGTGCCACCCCGCGCGGCTGGCAGCAGGTGCACCTGCTCACCCGCGACGAGGTCGCGTCCGGGATCCGCCTGGACGTGCGGGGGTGA